A window from Saprospiraceae bacterium encodes these proteins:
- a CDS encoding alpha/beta hydrolase produces MTNTRITKCILFEKKLWIACTMILYITNLIFANNPKIISKNVKFTSEGVTLSGTIIKPKNPVAALVIVHGSGQEKRMMEFATNLSHNGFAVLTYDKRGVGESGGVYAGPEVGTNNVDSTNLNLLALDASAATNTLMADIATKHIKMGLIGCSQAGWVIPLTAQKNENVNFMVIFSGPLITVKEQLRFQFYTNNDDNFWETHTEDDARFHIANDEDRYQFIDVDPRVALSTLAIPCLWIYGQKDIQVPVNLSIERLEILKLKNNRYHHQLYPDLGHNTAFTDSTEPVENAVKWIRSMISSMQNKK; encoded by the coding sequence ATGACAAATACTAGGATTACTAAATGTATTCTGTTTGAAAAAAAACTATGGATCGCCTGTACGATGATCTTATATATAACCAACTTAATTTTTGCAAACAATCCAAAAATCATTTCTAAAAATGTGAAATTTACAAGTGAAGGAGTCACGTTGTCAGGTACGATTATAAAACCTAAAAATCCAGTGGCAGCACTTGTTATAGTTCATGGGTCTGGACAAGAAAAAAGAATGATGGAATTTGCGACGAATTTGTCTCACAATGGTTTTGCTGTACTAACCTATGATAAACGAGGAGTTGGCGAATCCGGTGGCGTATATGCTGGCCCTGAAGTAGGCACAAATAATGTTGATTCAACAAATCTCAATCTCTTGGCTTTGGATGCGAGTGCAGCCACAAACACATTGATGGCTGATATTGCTACCAAGCATATAAAAATGGGACTTATCGGTTGTAGTCAGGCAGGTTGGGTCATACCTCTGACAGCTCAAAAAAATGAAAATGTCAATTTTATGGTTATATTCAGTGGTCCACTTATCACGGTCAAAGAACAATTGAGATTTCAATTTTACACAAACAATGACGACAATTTCTGGGAGACACATACAGAAGATGATGCAAGATTTCATATAGCCAATGATGAGGATAGATATCAATTCATTGATGTTGACCCTCGTGTTGCACTTTCTACATTGGCCATACCATGCTTATGGATTTATGGACAAAAAGATATTCAAGTTCCTGTGAACCTATCTATTGAGCGCCTTGAAATTCTAAAATTAAAGAACAACCGATACCATCATCAGTTATATCCTGATCTAGGCCATAATACTGCTTTCACCGATTCTACGGAGCCAGTTGAAAA
- a CDS encoding serine hydrolase gives MLNLKFKTLLLSLYCISAFTANAQISTKELQTFLESEIVNKRTKGIVVGIIDANGGKQIISAGKLSDNNSKKPDGNTLFEIASVTKLFTTLALADYANKNEVSLKDGISNYLPKKVKTPVFDNQEITLLHLASHTSGLPRFPFNQFPNNPVDNYSVEDLYYYLSEFKPNKAFGTAFKYSNTGMGLIGHILSLQAKQPFDAIVNETICKKLKLNNTTFSPTNQQKLNIASGHLPYGQKTAHYHESEGMKGAGGLYSSVNDLLKFAALGLDLEQNELSSAMQLTQTKVGNLGYEMGYDAEILYDYGMGWNIWTKNGRTIHWKDGTSFGFRSFICLDREKKKGVVILSNSFNPINDIGLHLIDATYQLKPYKYQWGLIDSLKKTYTKAGIDRTIDKYLDLKKSANKEIIFHEEVLYYLAKELSLMKKNDHAIKLHQLNIDEYPKSSMPLESMGNLYFEMGNKTKALEYYTKALVIEPKNLHFQWVIDQLKK, from the coding sequence ATGCTTAATTTAAAATTTAAAACCCTATTGCTAAGCTTATATTGTATATCGGCTTTTACTGCTAACGCACAAATATCTACAAAAGAACTTCAAACTTTTCTTGAAAGCGAAATAGTCAACAAAAGAACTAAAGGAATTGTTGTCGGTATTATTGATGCAAATGGAGGAAAACAAATTATTAGCGCTGGAAAACTAAGCGACAATAACTCAAAAAAACCTGACGGAAACACACTGTTTGAAATTGCTTCGGTAACTAAGCTCTTTACTACTTTAGCACTAGCAGATTATGCCAACAAAAACGAAGTCAGTTTGAAAGATGGTATCTCTAATTATTTGCCAAAAAAAGTTAAAACTCCCGTTTTCGATAATCAAGAAATTACTTTATTGCATTTGGCAAGTCATACTTCTGGCCTTCCAAGATTTCCTTTTAATCAATTTCCGAACAATCCAGTAGATAACTATTCTGTCGAAGATTTATATTATTACTTATCGGAGTTTAAACCAAACAAAGCGTTTGGGACAGCTTTTAAATACTCAAATACTGGAATGGGATTAATTGGTCATATTCTTTCTTTACAAGCCAAACAGCCTTTTGATGCTATTGTTAATGAAACAATTTGTAAAAAGTTAAAACTTAACAATACTACTTTTTCTCCTACTAATCAACAAAAACTAAATATAGCCAGCGGACATTTACCTTATGGACAAAAAACAGCACACTATCATGAAAGCGAAGGCATGAAAGGTGCAGGTGGATTATACTCTTCGGTAAATGATTTACTAAAATTTGCAGCCTTGGGCCTAGATCTTGAACAGAATGAATTATCATCAGCCATGCAATTGACTCAAACTAAAGTGGGTAATTTGGGCTATGAAATGGGTTATGATGCCGAAATACTTTATGACTATGGTATGGGGTGGAATATTTGGACTAAAAATGGCAGAACCATTCATTGGAAAGATGGTACTAGCTTTGGATTTCGGTCATTTATATGTTTAGACAGAGAAAAGAAAAAAGGTGTAGTGATTTTATCTAACAGCTTCAATCCTATTAACGATATTGGTTTGCATTTAATTGATGCCACATATCAATTAAAGCCATATAAATACCAATGGGGTTTGATTGATTCATTAAAAAAAACTTATACCAAGGCTGGTATTGATCGGACAATTGATAAGTATCTGGACTTAAAAAAAAGTGCAAATAAAGAAATTATCTTTCATGAAGAAGTCTTATACTATCTCGCAAAAGAATTATCGCTAATGAAAAAAAATGACCACGCTATAAAGCTGCATCAATTAAATATTGATGAATACCCAAAATCTTCTATGCCCTTAGAAAGTATGGGTAATTTATATTTTGAAATGGGAAATAAAACAAAAGCCTTAGAATATTATACTAAAGCACTTGTTATAGAGCCAAAAAATCTGCATTTTCAATGGGTTATTGATCAATTGAAAAAATAA
- a CDS encoding beta-lactamase family protein: MKIVLNNKTIKGIAVGGMKVLSFILLTFSCFAQIKNITTIKGNKILVKDLDKFIISQLDSLKVPAISLAIINKGRLVHYKNYGVKNLDTKEAVNQKTIFELCSVSKPVFAYFALKQAEKGILDLDKPLYEYYIDPKIDTAHGFYKLITARMVLNHCSGFPNWRENEDFKNTLFFKNKPGMTYGYSGEGYQYLARVLGKILNKSDVELNDYFQEEVVKPLKVKSMNFTWDNKLRPFKAYSHRKGKPTDNGSQGPPDWFGSAGSLHSNAGDYALFLLSLMNKNTPINHQLIKLNTDLPKEPDGLFRSFGFPYKMADGKVRYYHSGNNSDAQSYCHFYKEEKMGLVMFVNSDNFFKSGLAQKVLVFLEEEFTY, encoded by the coding sequence ATGAAAATAGTATTAAATAACAAGACAATTAAGGGAATTGCCGTTGGGGGAATGAAAGTATTATCTTTTATTTTATTGACCTTTTCATGCTTTGCTCAGATTAAAAATATCACAACTATAAAAGGCAATAAGATACTTGTAAAGGACTTAGACAAATTTATCATTTCGCAATTGGATAGCTTGAAGGTTCCAGCCATTTCATTGGCAATAATTAATAAAGGTAGACTTGTACATTACAAAAACTATGGTGTAAAAAATCTTGACACCAAAGAAGCTGTAAATCAGAAAACGATTTTTGAGCTTTGCTCCGTTTCCAAACCCGTATTTGCTTATTTTGCATTAAAGCAAGCAGAGAAAGGAATTTTGGACTTAGACAAACCCCTTTATGAGTATTATATTGATCCGAAAATTGACACTGCACATGGATTTTACAAACTCATCACAGCCAGAATGGTCTTAAATCACTGCTCAGGTTTTCCAAATTGGCGGGAAAATGAAGACTTTAAGAACACTTTATTTTTCAAAAATAAACCAGGAATGACATATGGCTATTCTGGTGAAGGTTATCAATATTTAGCAAGGGTTTTAGGAAAAATTCTAAATAAATCAGACGTAGAACTGAATGATTACTTTCAAGAAGAAGTTGTAAAACCATTAAAAGTGAAAAGCATGAATTTTACTTGGGATAATAAACTACGACCCTTTAAAGCTTATTCGCATAGGAAAGGGAAACCTACGGATAATGGGTCGCAAGGGCCACCTGATTGGTTTGGTTCAGCAGGTAGCCTACATTCTAATGCGGGAGACTACGCTTTGTTCCTTCTTTCTCTCATGAATAAAAACACACCAATTAATCATCAACTTATAAAATTAAATACAGATCTTCCAAAAGAACCTGACGGACTATTTCGCAGTTTTGGCTTTCCTTATAAAATGGCAGATGGTAAAGTACGCTACTATCATTCGGGCAATAACAGTGACGCTCAATCTTACTGTCATTTTTATAAAGAAGAGAAAATGGGATTAGTCATGTTTGTCAATAGTGACAATTTCTTTAAGTCAGGACTTGCTCAGAAGGTGTTGGTATTTTTGGAAGAAGAGTTTACGTATTAA